One genomic window of Haliotis asinina isolate JCU_RB_2024 chromosome 4, JCU_Hal_asi_v2, whole genome shotgun sequence includes the following:
- the LOC137280812 gene encoding uncharacterized protein, with protein sequence MAIVQVNLEFIPNTQGGRLTSEKPEAAAVAPTFYSTHTSLYGSRAKELPPLPRQRADVNIPHNYAQTLSGDNFIIHADNKMTIFTMTSNLQHLSRADTFYCDGTFSISPSIYNQLYTIHAMVNHKMFPLIYGLLPDKKQPTYHRFLSIIKQKSADQNIHLQPAFAFTDFESAAQNAIKDVFQWQLKGCLFHFRQAIWRKVQKYGLQKRFVTDPEVTNFVGITSALPLVRPEDIDEWIEGPGRQMWNHFHTVSSKTTNHVEGWHARLGKLGQKHPNIYRFIGIIRKEQSYTETTILQMVHGGKQAPKKKKYRHTDDEIQCMSHLVGL encoded by the exons ATGGCTATTGTTCAAGTAAATCTAGAGTTCATCCCCAACACGCAAGGAGGGC GTCTTACTTCTGAGAAGCCAGAAGCTGCTGCTGTTGCTCCGACATTCTACAGCACCCACACCAGCCTGTACGGGTCACGAGCCAAAGAATTGCCACCTCTTCCCAGACAGCGAGCAGATGTCAACATTCCACACAACTACGCCCAGACATTGTCTGGTGACAACTTCATTATCCACGCTGACAACAAGATGACCATCTTCACCATGACCTCCAACCTCCAACACCTTTCCAGAGCCGACACCTTCTACTGCGACGGCACCTTCAGTATCAGCCCCAGTATTTACAACCAACTCTACACAATTCACGCCATGGTCAACCACAAGATGTTTCCACTTATTTACGGACTTCTTCCAGACAAGAAACAACCCACCTACCATAGGTTCTTAAGCATcatcaaacaaaaatcagccGACCAGAATATCCACCTTCAGCCAGCATTCGCCTTCACAGACTTTGAGTCAGCAGCCCAGAATGCCATCAAAGACGTGTTTCAGTGGCAACTGAAaggttgtttgtttcatttcagacaaGCCATCTGGAGGAAAGTCCAGAAATATGGTCTACAGAAGAGATTTGTGACTGACCCAGAAGTAACTAACTTCGTGGGAATTACTTCTGCTTTGCCACTAGTGCGACCAGAGGACATTGATGAG TGGATTGAGGGTCCTGGTAGACAGATGTGGAATCACTTCCACACTGTTAGTTCCAAGACCACAAATCATGTTGAAGGTTGGCATGCAAGACTTGGCAAACTTGGCCAGAAACATCCCAACATCTATCGGTTCATTGGCATCATCCGAAAAGAGCAGAGCTACACCGAGACGACAATACTTCAGATGGTGCACGGTGGTAAGCAGGCCCCCAAGAAGAAGAAATACCGACACACCGACGATGAAATCCAATGCATGTCACATTTGGTTGGACTTTAA
- the LOC137280813 gene encoding LOW QUALITY PROTEIN: uncharacterized protein (The sequence of the model RefSeq protein was modified relative to this genomic sequence to represent the inferred CDS: substituted 2 bases at 2 genomic stop codons), producing MSLTSSRTLLMLLSISVSALAMTLEPKLRRAAETEKKSPSLISRPYKTVPYLLVKKRSAEFVPSDSVNVHMTSVLTKRIRAPTRQDKDNARPVPRAIISGIQTPALLTTSAPDQLKSQMAHTLSVAPGGSAKDIGYNMPTIQKNNSQDDNGFPTAGQVREDIEWGLAAEFLLQKMIENAVRMLDFSIQSSAPPKYRVPLESAHQVQIRKHGFGFMKRKAKTEGKRPFDRLASGLIGKRSVSERSPXXSRLIGSTAKRNEKFPADAYHQIQPVNTLANDLERKRDPVDVLLIKL from the exons ATGTCTCTCACCTCCTCGAGGACGCTGTTGATGCTTCTGAGCATCAG tGTATCAGCATTGGCAATGACTCTTGAACCTAAACTTAGACGAGCTGCAGAAACAGAGAAGAAAAGTCCATCCCTAATATCACGTCCATACAAAACAGTCCCATACCTCTTGGTTAAGAAGCGCAGTGCTGAGTTTGTGCCCAGTGATTCAGTCAATGTCCACATGACATCAGTTCTCACAAAGAGAATCCGTGCCCCGACCAGACAAGACAAAGACAACGCACGACCAGTTCCAAGGGCCATCATCTCCGGCATTCAAACCCCTGCTTTACTGACAACTTCCGCACCAGATCAGTTGAAGTCACAGATGGCACACACCCTGTCCGTTGCTCCTGGTGGATCTGCTAAGGACATCGGTTATAATATGCCGACAATCCAGAAGAACAACTCTCAAGATGACAACGGGTTCCCCACAGCTGGTCAAGTCAGAGAAGACATTGAGTGGGGTTTAGCTGCAGAGTTCCTCCTCCAGAAAATGATTGAAAATGCTGTCAGAATGCTTGATTTTTCTATTCAGTCTTCAGCTCCCCCAAAGTACCGAGTGCCATTAGAATCTGCTCACCAAGTTCAAATTCGTAAGCACGGCTTTGGGTTCATGAAGAGGAAGGCGAAGACAGAGGGAAAACGACCGTTTGATCGGCTGGCGAGTGGTCTCATTGGAAAGAGGTCTGTTAGCGAGAGAAGTCCCTAATGAAGCCGTTTGATTGGTTCAACTGCGAAACGAAATGAGAAATTCCCTGCAGATGCCTATCATCAGATACAACCTGTGAATACTCTGGCCAACGATCTAGAACGAAAACGGGATCCTGTGGATGTTCTCTTGATAAAGCTTTGA